A single genomic interval of Camelina sativa cultivar DH55 chromosome 11, Cs, whole genome shotgun sequence harbors:
- the LOC109125242 gene encoding probable disease resistance protein At5g45510 — MASAQLRQAAKDEKLFKMIVETMGGGGPQRVVLAGKSGIGKTRLARNVGKYATEEGMCYLTLWFNLNEKFEDEMSLYENIAFQLDVYVTDDKREKDKKDLLKDLKHKIILELKDKKKKHPSSYEMVPYLLLILDDEGNKTSEDKVMKDLGLESFLAQYKPLKILLTRRVGDENTTKHGGKIESANMEEPYDTRERKFHTTDVSQALICTLTEDNMHDLFARLPFMRGVCLSLLRKRVKVMSHRYILWCEKAVICLLQSLC, encoded by the coding sequence ATGGCTTCCGCTCAATTACGCCAAGCTGCTAAGGATGAGAAGTTGTTTAAGATGATAGTGGAAACAATGGGTGGTGGTGGTCCTCAAAGAGTTGTACTGGCTGGGAAATCCGGAATCGGTAAGACGCGGCTGGCAAGGAATGTGGGTAAGTATGCAACAGAAGAAGGCATGTGCTACCTCACCCTCTGGTTTAACCTCAACGAGAAGTTTGAAGATGAAATGTCGCTTTATGAGAACATAGCTTTCCAACTTGATGTGTATGTTACGGATGATAAGAGGGAGAAGGACAAGAAAGACTTGCTAAAGGATTTGAAGCATAAGATAATTTTGGAGCTcaaggacaagaagaagaaacacccTTCATCATATGAAATGGTGCCGTATCTTCTGTTGATACTTGATGACGAAGGAAACAAGACCAGTGAGGACAAAGTGATGAAGGATTTGGGCCTGGAGAGTTTTCTTGCACAGTACAAACCTCTAAAAATTCTTCTTACAAGAAGAGTAGGAGACGAAAACACTACAAAGCATGGTGGGAAAATTGAATCCGCTAACATGGAAGAGCCATATGATACAAGGGAACGTAAGTTCCATACCACAGATGTGTCACAAGCTTTAATTTGCACCCTTACCGAGGATAACATGCATGATTTATTTGCACGCTTACCATTCATGAGGGGAGTTTGCTTGAGTCTCTTGAGAAAGCGTGTAAAAGTGATGAGCCATCGATACATTCTGTGGTGCGAAAAAGCAGTAATTTGCCTGCTGCAATCGTTGTGCTAG